In a genomic window of Infirmifilum sp. NZ:
- a CDS encoding SWIM zinc finger family protein, with amino-acid sequence MSANNAEGKGEATMQREIPLDRMIARAAWLLAEGRVVKISPYLYYVMGKNGKHLVRVEGGRLTCTCKGFQEKGICSHVIAVSTLSGIKSIDSFLDERIRDRVRRELRETFG; translated from the coding sequence ATGTCGGCGAATAACGCTGAGGGAAAAGGAGAAGCTACGATGCAGCGGGAAATTCCTTTGGATAGGATGATAGCTAGAGCGGCCTGGCTACTGGCTGAAGGGCGCGTGGTGAAGATAAGCCCGTACCTGTACTACGTTATGGGTAAAAACGGTAAACACCTCGTCAGAGTGGAGGGTGGGAGGCTGACGTGCACATGCAAAGGATTCCAGGAGAAAGGGATATGCTCGCACGTGATCGCAGTTTCAACGCTATCGGGTATAAAAAGCATTGATAGCTTTCTCGACGAGAGAATTAGGGACAGGGTTCGAAGGGAGCTCCGAGAAACGTTTGGCTAG
- a CDS encoding glycosyltransferase family 2 protein: protein MVLLVRGRVNGLPRVSVVVVNYRSYDVLRRCLESLLRSDYPDFEVVVVDSLTQSLEEKIREDFKDRAIKVVHFDSNIGASASHNIGAVASDPESKYLIFMDNDVFVTPEAIRFLVETMEKEPRIGILQAKVVSKSNRGKMDHMGLGLDIAGTWVTTYGQEAGAYEEPLEIFAASSAFMITRRELYFQALGFDDTYFIYDDDTDYSWRVRLQGYAVAYEPRAIVYHEDKFENRLRYDKLYFGFRNRLLNIIKNLEAENMATSLVSTLYLAYLNVLMLSLSLRGREAYAYLKATANVISNLPRRLAHRKIVQRKRLVSDKFLYKKGFLRRDLLGTIIMLRAILTRYFTEKSK from the coding sequence ATGGTCCTGCTTGTTAGAGGGCGCGTGAATGGTCTACCAAGGGTTAGCGTTGTTGTTGTGAACTACAGGTCGTATGATGTGCTTCGGCGCTGCTTGGAGAGCCTCCTAAGAAGCGACTACCCTGATTTCGAGGTTGTAGTTGTTGATTCGCTGACTCAGAGTTTAGAGGAGAAGATAAGAGAGGATTTCAAAGACCGTGCAATCAAGGTTGTCCACTTTGACTCGAACATCGGTGCCTCCGCATCTCACAACATCGGGGCAGTAGCAAGCGATCCGGAATCCAAATACCTGATCTTTATGGATAATGACGTCTTCGTCACGCCGGAAGCGATACGTTTTCTAGTTGAAACGATGGAGAAGGAGCCTCGAATCGGCATTCTGCAGGCGAAAGTTGTCTCTAAAAGCAACCGTGGGAAAATGGACCATATGGGTTTGGGGCTTGACATTGCCGGAACGTGGGTGACTACGTATGGGCAGGAAGCTGGGGCGTATGAGGAGCCACTGGAAATATTTGCAGCCTCGTCCGCTTTCATGATAACTAGGCGTGAGCTGTACTTTCAGGCCTTGGGTTTCGACGACACGTACTTTATTTACGATGACGACACTGATTACAGCTGGAGAGTTAGGTTACAGGGCTACGCGGTGGCTTATGAGCCTCGGGCGATTGTCTACCACGAGGATAAGTTCGAGAACAGGCTCCGGTACGATAAGCTTTACTTCGGTTTTAGGAACAGGCTTCTAAACATTATAAAAAACCTTGAAGCCGAAAACATGGCTACAAGCCTGGTGTCTACTCTCTACCTAGCATATTTGAATGTCCTAATGCTAAGCCTATCGCTGAGGGGACGCGAGGCATATGCCTACTTAAAGGCGACGGCAAACGTTATCTCTAACTTGCCTAGGCGTCTTGCCCACCGAAAGATTGTGCAGAGAAAGAGGCTCGTGAGCGACAAGTTTCTTTACAAGAAGGGTTTCTTGCGCAGAGACCTGTTGGGGACGATTATAATGCTTAGAGCCATTCTCACGAGGTATTTCACTGAGAAAAGCAAGTAA
- a CDS encoding lysylphosphatidylglycerol synthase transmembrane domain-containing protein — MKTSLTAWLRRHAVLLAQLILIIVIVLYIAQGFDVEEFFQAISSVNPQLLLYLVLFEVAYYLSHALAYWALAYKRFRLRLRDAVGGTMLAWLVDLLLPSAFIEGDIVRIVFLKQYGDWAESISYGLFFRFLLNTTLSIFILVASLLIVNIYVGFSHYMLLYASAVLLSILSSALIALFIFNAQKLKSFMSRLVSKLPINNKHALLNDLNKFLDYVSETSRDFSPYNFYLWLAVIALMGQWVSGIMTPYFSLRCVGIDINPLLIAPGYTILSTLSLASIGVPFMIGSVDVALITLYIILGVPKERAVLATLIGRSVTILVTLSLIYPIGVYYSKKIFSEKNLKEIKGTLTRLARDYGIEVPFLKP; from the coding sequence ATGAAAACGTCGCTTACAGCGTGGTTAAGACGACACGCGGTGCTCTTGGCTCAACTCATCCTAATCATCGTCATAGTCCTTTACATCGCCCAGGGCTTCGACGTCGAGGAGTTTTTCCAAGCAATTTCCTCGGTTAACCCTCAGCTACTTCTATACCTCGTACTCTTCGAAGTAGCCTACTACCTTTCTCACGCGTTAGCCTACTGGGCTTTAGCCTACAAAAGGTTTAGGCTCCGCTTGAGGGACGCTGTGGGAGGAACTATGCTTGCCTGGCTCGTAGATCTCCTATTACCCAGCGCTTTCATCGAAGGTGACATAGTTAGGATTGTTTTTCTAAAGCAGTACGGTGATTGGGCTGAGTCGATAAGCTACGGTCTCTTCTTTCGCTTCCTCCTCAACACTACGCTATCCATTTTCATACTCGTAGCTTCTCTCCTCATCGTGAACATATATGTGGGGTTCTCTCACTACATGCTACTTTATGCCTCGGCCGTCCTCCTCTCGATCCTTAGCTCAGCTCTTATCGCACTTTTCATTTTTAATGCACAGAAATTAAAATCCTTCATGTCCAGACTCGTCTCAAAGCTCCCCATCAACAATAAGCACGCACTTCTGAACGACCTCAACAAATTCCTGGATTACGTCTCCGAGACATCTAGGGATTTCTCTCCGTACAACTTCTACCTTTGGCTCGCCGTCATCGCCCTGATGGGGCAGTGGGTAAGCGGGATAATGACCCCCTACTTCTCTTTGAGGTGCGTGGGCATCGATATTAATCCTCTGCTGATAGCTCCAGGGTATACAATACTTTCTACACTCTCACTAGCGTCTATAGGAGTACCCTTCATGATCGGGAGCGTGGACGTCGCCTTAATTACACTCTACATCATCCTCGGGGTCCCTAAAGAGCGCGCGGTCCTGGCTACACTGATAGGCAGAAGCGTGACAATACTCGTGACCCTCTCCCTAATATACCCCATAGGAGTCTACTACTCAAAGAAGATTTTCTCCGAGAAGAATCTGAAGGAGATTAAAGGTACTCTCACGAGGCTAGCGAGAGACTACGGCATCGAAGTCCCGTTCCTAAAACCCTGA